In Lolium perenne isolate Kyuss_39 chromosome 5, Kyuss_2.0, whole genome shotgun sequence, the sequence AGTATGTGTGCTGGCAGTAGTTACTTGAAGGTGAAACTTACAATTTTTCCAGCAGCAAAATTGTCAACTGGCAGTCCTTTGCTATTAGTGTGAGTGATCCTGTACAGCTCAGCCCTCCCAATTTTTTTACCTTCTAGGATCTCCTGCAAATCACATGGATTATGCCCTCATGAACTTGTAAAAATATTTCAAATGGTAAGGTTGTACACAAAGTAATATGCAGAAAATTTAATTCTGAATTGATTAGTTTGGATTATTACTGTTTGATCTTGTACAACTGCGAAGCTCCTTGACCCAGTAGTGTGTGTACTATTTGGCTGGTTTTTCCTTGCAGTTTTGTTCTTCCTTGACAATCTCTGCAATTTAAGTTTACATTTTCAGTTCATGGTAAGATTAGTAAGCATACATTTTCAAATTGAAAGTTTGAAAATGTAATGATTCACCTTGCACTTTTTTTGCTTCCAACGCCTCACCAACCAATCCCATTGAGCTTCAGGAAGTCTTTGGCCACACCTGTTCGCAACGTTCTCTTCTATTGATAACTTTGACTTGTAATATTTCTTCTTTAAGTAGCACTTGAAATCTTTCCATTTTTTACCTGCAGACTTTAGTACCCAGTACCTATGTCTTTCTTCAACATTAAAGAATGCCTGCAATACATAAGTAGCAACAGTTAGACAAAAAAAACCTTTCCACTGTTATTGCAGTGAGAAATAAATGTAATGCAGTTTAAATACCTTAACAGTTTCCCACAAGTGCATTTTCTCAGATCTGGGTACTTTGCTCCAGCTTGTTGCTGCCATTGAAATTTCTTTTCCTTTAACTAAACTTCCAATAAAATTGGAGAACTGGCTGGTGTTTGGACCACAAGGCTGTCCATTGTCATTGAATTCCACATCTATTTTACAGTTTGGATTAACATGTTTCCAGAACCCCTTCAGTAATGTTGGACCTCTATGGGATTTCTCTTCTTCTGTGCCTAAAACCATAATTGTTAAAACAGATTAGATATACTATATTTCTTTCCATTAGATACTGTTAACAGAACATTGATAGATCAAGAATCTAGCCTGGAGTGTTGTTAATTTTAATTGATCCATCTTCATATTCATCACCAGGATCAGTAGTTGCATCACTGTCATAGCCTTCACCATCATTTTCTCTCTGCCCATCCTCAGcaccatcttcttcctcatcatcctcttcatcactgtcatcttcatcatcatcatcatcttcatcttcctctAGTTGTTCATATATAGTTTTATTCTCAACAATCTGAACAAAGGATATTTAAAAGTAATAGTTAGACAAATATCTTGGAATCCTGCAAAACTAGTTGTGTACAAAGGTGTTGAGATGTAGAATTCATTACTTACTTGCTGGTTCCCTGGCAAGTATCCAGTAGCTTTTGCTATGTGTATGAACCTTTCCAACATATTATCACCATTGCTTCCAGCTGCTACAGCTTCACCTACTTTGATCATCTTTTCCTTCCATTCTTGAGTATCTGACTTATTTGTTCCTGCACATATATTAAATGAATTATTTGTTCCTGCACATAATAGTAACTTCAAAGAAAAGTAAGAACATGTCAAACAGGACTGTCATACCCAAACTAACTGTCTATTCTAGGCTCCATGTCAAAGTAATCTCTAATTGAAGGACAGACAACAGAGTACCAATCATCATCTACAGCATCTTTCACATAGTATATCTGCTTAGCTTGGCTTGCAAATATAAATGGTTCTGATCCAAATTCTAACTGCTTCAGGTTTACTTGTGTTATCCCAAAGTTGGCGATGTTTTTAACTCCAGCAGGTTTTGACCATTCACATTTGAACAGTACAACACTTCCTTGGTTGGAATAATTTAACTCAACAATCTCAACTATTCTACCATAATATTCTACTTCTCCTTTTAATGGGTTCTTATCTTTCGAACTAGAATAACTGGAAGTCATAGATGAGTTTGAAACTCCATCACATTGAGTGCTTTTGCCTGCTGCAAACTCCTTTGTGTGGAATACACAACCATTAATGCAGTAGCTGTTGTACTTCTTGACCATCATGTAAGGCTTGTTTGCTAGCAAAACAATATCTTCTGGCAATTTTGTGCCTTTAAGAAGCAAAGACTGCACATGGTCAATGAACCAAGTATGGAATGTTCTGTGATGTTCTACTTCTACCTGTCTTTTACTTTTTCTCTTTTTCCCAGCAGCTAAAGCTTTCATATGCTTCTCTGTGTAAGAACTGATGTGCTCATAATTGAAGAGTACATACTTCTGTGCTTGTGTCCATGACAGGTAATCTAGTTCAGAAATACTGCAAGCTGATAATGGTCTTCCAAAAATCGTCAGGTACTTGCTGCAATTTTTGTTTGCACTACTAGTCAAATTATCATCATGTCTTGGTGGTCTGTTGAACTTGGTGTTACAATCATCCACATATCTACTGCAGAATGTCAAACACTCATCGAACAAATATGACTCTGCAATGGATCCTTCAGGGTGGCTTCTATTGTGTACCCAGTTTTTCATGTTGCCAATGAACATTTCTGTGGACCACATGTTCCTGAATTGAACAGGCCCAGCAAGTCTCACTTCAGTTGGAAGATGTATAACCAGGTGCTCCATTATATCGAAGAATGTGGGAGGAAAAATCTTCTCAAGTTCACATAATATCTCTGGCAACTGGTCTTCAACAATTGCTATCTCTTTGTTGCTGACGATCTTCGAAGTAATGACCTTGAAACACTTGGCAAGCTTCACCAAGGGCAATGCAACTTCTTCAGGCAATGTCTTCATTACAGCCAGAGGTAATATTTCTTCAAACAAAATGTGGCAATCATGAGTTTTCAGCCCAACAAACTTGTTTTCCTCTAACCTTACCTTGTTGTACATTGAGGAAGCATGGTTGTCTGGAAATCTCACATTTTTCACCAGACCACAGAACATCTTCTTCTTTGATGACTCCATGTAGTACACTGCATCTGGCAAGTCAGGTTTTTCTTGTGTTTCATCAATATGCAAATGTTCTCTGATCTTCATTCTCTTCATATCCATCCTAGCATTTGCATTATCTTTTGACCTTTTGTCCACATCAAGCAAAGTGTTGACTATGTTGTCAAACACATTCTTTTCAATGTGCATTGAATCCAAGTTGTGTCTCACTAGCAAAAATTTCCAATATTCTAGTTGGAAAAAGATGCTCCTCTTCTTAAAAGTTGATTCAACAGTATGTACTTCCTCCTTATTCTCCAAATCCTCATCCCCTTCTCCTCTTTTCCTTTTCTTCCTTCCACTCCTCTTTTGCTTCTGTAGTTTTCCATATGCAGTTTGGATATCCATTGTCATAGCAGAAATTTCTTCCCCTGTTGGCTGTACTGGAGGATCCCTGAAATCAGTAGTACCATCAAAAGATTTCTCATCTCTTCTGAATGCATGATCCCTTGACAAGAACCTTCTGTGACCTAAGAAACATGCTTTGTGCCCATGCTTCAACCTTCTAGAGCAAGTTCCTAAGAGGCAATGAGAACAGACAACAATACTTTCACCACTCAATATTCCACGGCCCAACCAGTCACTAATGGTCCAGAGAAGTGCAGCATAGACTCTAAACTTTTTACCAAAATGAGCATCATGTACAAGAACACCATGGTGCCACAACTCCTGTAGCTCATCAATTACAAGTTGCAGGTATACATCAATGTCTTTCCCTGGTGATCTCCTTCCTGGTACAATGACAGACAATATGAAGTTGGTTTCCTTCATGCAAATCCAGGGAGGGAAGTTGTATGGGATCAGAATTATAGGCCAGATGCTATATGACAAGTTCATATTCCTGAAcgggttgaatccatctgtagctAGTCCAAATctgatgttccttggttctttgCTTGAACGACCTGCACTGCTGTCAAAGTTCTTCCAAGCGTGTGAATCAATGGATGCCTCATTACTTCATCTTTGGTTCTCCCATCATTGTGCCAACTCATCAGAGCTGCTGTTTTGTTAGATATGAACAACCTCCTGACTCTTTTCTTCAGTGGGAAATGTCTGATAACTTTCCTTGCAACTCTACTGATTCTCTTCCCACCTACTACACTTCTCTCA encodes:
- the LOC139831585 gene encoding uncharacterized protein, with the translated sequence MAMVDHTGVQAMVDPTGVQAMVDPTGVQAMVDPTGVQAKVDPTGVQAKVDPRRSFLRRFTNSNNTEASSSVIMDKSWMEASRSSDEYAAGVSLFLKFAVRNEVQDRKILCPCKNCGNRFWHDVDIVNDHLVCTGFMPGYKTWLFHGEPVVNNDPDTHSSSPEDSSNARDEIDQLLLDGFDMYPRSSLHSEEEEGSEDDSEDEDVETYKRGMTNAAFEDMLTLFREALPEGHSLPKKFHEAKQYIRGVGLAYDTYDVCFNDCIIFRGIHANANVCPVCKTSRWKTERSVVGGKRISRVARKVIRHFPLKKRVRSSAGRSSKEPRNIRFGLATDGFNPFRNMNLSYSIWPIILIPYNFPPWICMKETNFILSVIVPGRRSPGKDIDVYLQLVIDELQELWHHGVLVHDAHFGKKFRVYAALLWTISDWLGRGILSGESIVVCSHCLLGTCSRRLKHGHKACFLGHRRFLSRDHAFRRDEKSFDGTTDFRDPPVQPTGEEISAMTMDIQTAYGKLQKQKRSGRKKRKRGEGDEDLENKEEVHTVESTFKKRSIFFQLEYWKFLLVRHNLDSMHIEKNVFDNIVNTLLDVDKRSKDNANARMDMKRMKIREHLHIDETQEKPDLPDAVYYMESSKKKMFCGLVKNVRFPDNHASSMYNKVRLEENKFVGLKTHDCHILFEEILPLAVMKTLPEEVALPLVKLAKCFKVITSKIVSNKEIAIVEDQLPEILCELEKIFPPTFFDIMEHLVIHLPTEVRLAGPVQFRNMWSTEMFIGNMKNWVHNRSHPEGSIAESYLFDECLTFCSRYVDDCNTKFNRPPRHDDNLTSSANKNCSKYLTIFGRPLSACSISELDYLSWTQAQKYVLFNYEHISSYTEKHMKALAAGKKRKSKRQVEVEHHRTFHTWFIDHVQSLLLKGTKLPEDIVLLANKPYMMVKKYNSYCINGCVFHTKEFAAGKSTQCDGVSNSSMTSSYSSSKDKNPLKGEVEYYGRIVEIVELNYSNQGSVVLFKCEWSKPAGVKNIANFGITQVNLKQLEFGSEPFIFASQAKQIYYVKDAVDDDWYSVVCPSIRDYFDMEPRIDS